A window of uncultured Methanoregula sp. genomic DNA:
TCCACAAGCTCGGGCATGCAGGGCCGGCCGTTAACGTGGAGACACGGGGGGGTCCGCTTACCATCCGCTTCAATGAGAAGACGACCATGGAAGGACCGGCCCGGACCGTTTTTGTCGGGATGATCCCCGTCTGATCTCACGCGGGGAGCCGGGTTTTTCCACATGACAATAACTGAATTCTTTTTTTAGAGGACAGACCGGGTTGAAATTATATCACGGAACGATCGCGGGATTCTCCCGTTCCAGCAGGAGCCCTATGGTTGCTGCAAGGGTCATGAGGATATCGATCTCGGACTCCCCCCACTCATCTTCCGCATGCAGGTTGCTGCACCCGATAAACCCCCAGTACATTCCTTTAACCTGGATTGGAACGATGAGGACGGATTGAATTCCCCTGTCGTCCAGGACCCGTTGTTCAGCCCTGCTGAAACGGGTCCGGGGTCCGGCAATCCAGTTGCCCGATGCAAGACGCTCCGACCACATTGCCGGGAATAAGAGCCCGCCATCCCGGTTATAACCCGGATCCTGTACCGGATCTTTTGTCCACCGGAACAGCCGTTGCGGGCGGGTGACTCCTTCAGCGGATCCTGAAGAGTCCCGGTAAATATAGGCAGCATCCGCATCCATTGCCTCGCCCATTGTTGAGAGTGCGCGGGGGAAGGGATCCTTTGTCCGGCCGGTGAGTAAAAATCCCGAAGCTGCGCTGAATGCATGGAGGATCCTGTCGCGGCGGAGGGCAGACTCTTCCAGGAGCACGCGGGCGGTGATATCCCGGGATATGCTTAAAAATTCCCGAATTGCGCCTGTTCTCTCATCCCGGATGACATTGTGGGTGGATTCAAACCAGAGGTACCGTCCGTCCTTGTGCCGGAAGCGGAACGTTGACAGACTGTTCACTCTCTCACTGTTGATCAATGCGTGAAGCTCGTTCTGCACCCGGGCAATATCATCAGGATGGATGAGGGCTAACAGGGAGAGACCCTGGGACTCCTGGACTGAATACCCCAGTATCGGTGTTACCGAAGGAGAGACATAGGTGCAGATACAGGTGGGAGTCTCACGGGTGATGATGTCGAGGGAATTGTCAACCATGAAACGGTACTGCTCTTCCCGCAGACGGAGTTCGCTCTCCACCCGTTTACGCCCGGTGATATCGTCGTAGGTACCGAGAATTCCTATGATATCCCCGGCTTTGTTTCGCAATGGAACCTTGCTGGTCAGAAGCCATGCGTGACTGCCGTCCGGCCTGATCTGCTCCTCCTCAAAGTTGAGTCTGGGCGCTCCGGACTCCATGACTGCCCGGTCATCTTTGCGGAACTTGTCTGCCGTTGCAGCTGAGGCATGATCATAATCTGTTTTTCCGATAAGCTCGGCCGGATTCTCGTAACCTGCATCAAGGGCTAATGACCGGTTGCATCCCAGAAAAACCAGGTTTTTATCCTTCCAGAATACCCTTACCGGTACTGTGTCGAGCACGAGCTGGAGCATCTGGCGGGAATCGAAGAGCTCTTCTTCTGCCCACTTGCGTTCGGTGATGTCGCGGGAGATCCCAAGTACAGACTGGACGGTCCCGTCCCGATCGATGAGCGGGACAAGGAAATGATCGAACCAGCGGAGTTCCTTGTCACGGTACAGGGGCCCCTCACTCCTCACCGGCTGACCCGTTGAGAAGACACGGTCAAGCAGTTCCTGCTGCCGTTTGCTGGTTCTGTCCGGGAAGATCTCACTCCGTTGCATGCCAGGAAGGTCATCGGGTCTCCGGCCAACGAATGCAGCTGCAAAGCTGTTGACATATTCAATCCGGTCATTCCGGTCAATGACAAAGATCAGGTCCCTTGAGGCCTCTGCAAGGACCCGGTACCGGGTCTCACTTCTGCGAAGCTCTTCCTCGTCAGTTTTCTTGTCCGTGATATCCTCAAGGATCGCTGACACCCCTTTATGACCCTCGGTATTGACAATCGGGACAACCCGGCATGAGAAGATCCGCCCCAGGGCCGGGATCTCGAGTTCTCCCTGGTACTCTGCCCCGGCTACCCCGTCTTTGAGCCGGTAAAGGACCCGGGGGAAAGCCGTATCCAGCACCTGGGGGATTTTTGTATATTCGATATTCTTTCCCAGGAGATCTTTGCTCTCCAGGCCGAGCAGGTGTTCGAACGGGGCGTTGATATAGACAATCCTCAGGCTCCCGTCGAGCTGCATGACGAATTCCGAAGAGAGGGAGAGAGCCGAAGAGACCGGCATGCGTTCCGAGAGAGAGTAGATCTTGGCCATGCCAAAGTGGCGCATCTCTACCTGGCCGGAGACGAGCAGGCTGTCGAGGTACCGTCCTGCCGTGTTGCGATTTATCTCAATGGATTTTACAATATCCGTGATACTGAGCCCCTGCGGATTTCTGGCTAACAAGTCCTTGATCCGGGCAGTGATCTCCCTTGACAACGCCATGCGATCCTCAAATTTCGGATTTCTGATGATATAGATATTATAATATTAATAATTGCATATGCCAGAATCTGCATTCGCGCATTCAGGTGCGTGAACGGATGCCTGTCTCGGTTATCTCGTATTCGAAAGAGGCACCTTCGGGCCGGGAGCGGTGTTTGACCAGTCGGGCCCTTCTCAGGCCCTCCCTCTCGGTTTTTTCGAGACGGACGATCACTTTCGAGAGATGTTCGAGCGCAAACCCCCCGAGGCCGAACCAGGTATTGCGGGTCGGGTCCATGTAGACCTGGTTGGTGATGATGACCGGGAGTTCGTACCGTTTTGCATAACCCAGCAGAAAAATCATCTGTTTTGTGAGGAGCTGGAGTGCGTCCCTTCCTTTTTCGAGATCGGTCCGGTAGAGAGCGGTTGCCGAGTCCATGATGAGAAGCCCGGGCTTGTGGGTTTTCAAGACCTTTTCAGCTTCGGCAATTACCATTCCCTGGTGCTCGAAATCGAGGGGTTCGAAGAGGAAGAGGCGATCCGCGATCTTTTCCGTGTCTGCGCCTGCGATCTGGCGGAACCGCTCAATGGAGAACCCCTCCGAGTCGATGTAGATGACGGTCTGCCCTGCCCGCAGGGCAGCAACAGCGGCAACAAGGCAGATCGTGCTCTTTCCGCTGGCCGGTTCGCCATACAGCTGGGTAACGGTCCTGGGTTCGAACCCGCCCCCGAGAAGTGCATCGAAGGCCGGATCGCCGCTGGTCTGACGATCGATTTTCAT
This region includes:
- the radB gene encoding DNA repair and recombination protein RadB, producing MKIDRQTSGDPAFDALLGGGFEPRTVTQLYGEPASGKSTICLVAAVAALRAGQTVIYIDSEGFSIERFRQIAGADTEKIADRLFLFEPLDFEHQGMVIAEAEKVLKTHKPGLLIMDSATALYRTDLEKGRDALQLLTKQMIFLLGYAKRYELPVIITNQVYMDPTRNTWFGLGGFALEHLSKVIVRLEKTEREGLRRARLVKHRSRPEGASFEYEITETGIRSRT
- a CDS encoding PAS domain S-box protein; amino-acid sequence: MALSREITARIKDLLARNPQGLSITDIVKSIEINRNTAGRYLDSLLVSGQVEMRHFGMAKIYSLSERMPVSSALSLSSEFVMQLDGSLRIVYINAPFEHLLGLESKDLLGKNIEYTKIPQVLDTAFPRVLYRLKDGVAGAEYQGELEIPALGRIFSCRVVPIVNTEGHKGVSAILEDITDKKTDEEELRRSETRYRVLAEASRDLIFVIDRNDRIEYVNSFAAAFVGRRPDDLPGMQRSEIFPDRTSKRQQELLDRVFSTGQPVRSEGPLYRDKELRWFDHFLVPLIDRDGTVQSVLGISRDITERKWAEEELFDSRQMLQLVLDTVPVRVFWKDKNLVFLGCNRSLALDAGYENPAELIGKTDYDHASAATADKFRKDDRAVMESGAPRLNFEEEQIRPDGSHAWLLTSKVPLRNKAGDIIGILGTYDDITGRKRVESELRLREEQYRFMVDNSLDIITRETPTCICTYVSPSVTPILGYSVQESQGLSLLALIHPDDIARVQNELHALINSERVNSLSTFRFRHKDGRYLWFESTHNVIRDERTGAIREFLSISRDITARVLLEESALRRDRILHAFSAASGFLLTGRTKDPFPRALSTMGEAMDADAAYIYRDSSGSAEGVTRPQRLFRWTKDPVQDPGYNRDGGLLFPAMWSERLASGNWIAGPRTRFSRAEQRVLDDRGIQSVLIVPIQVKGMYWGFIGCSNLHAEDEWGESEIDILMTLAATIGLLLERENPAIVP